From one Liolophura sinensis isolate JHLJ2023 chromosome 10, CUHK_Ljap_v2, whole genome shotgun sequence genomic stretch:
- the LOC135476394 gene encoding salicylyl-CoA synthase / salicylate adenylyltransferase-like has protein sequence MEKHGYGDLKMSYIQTPSAVFDLPRTISDRIRELAKANPDKMAFVFRQAGQPRDTLTRKQVADKSDWLARHFVRHGIRAGDKVAILVDTPTNWTITYFGINMTGGTVINSPSFDEKEFTKIAKGIGCVATVTELKQSKGDLSKAHHRSVILTTFQDHKDKITTFDLFGLTEDNQVPDVDLPEVHADDEAMMVLTSGSSGMPKLVVHTHASILAGVYSMGDFCELEEDTIVANDRPMSWIGGQPILYLGIGLTTVYIKAKVNSDSDDEFFVNVLSSERPDAALLMEYRLNSLQRRPDLLDRMPFLSTSIAAGQRVATGLGFELGTAGYPCSGCEVRVVDEKGEVVCVKTQGELCLRGPACAKAYVYLDGSRVPIVDEDGWYHTGDVALIHQDGRIVIIGRKTEMLKRASVKIFPSFVERKIQENFEEIEEVVVVGVDDDILHQEVCACITLTPDTRITTEDIKRRAEDIFSPSLAPDGLGYMPGHFLLMDSFPKTTSGKCDRLSLTKMAEEIIKGKTQKS, from the exons ATGGAGAAACATGGATATGGCGACCTCAAGATGAGCTACATCCAGACGCCCTCGGCAGTGTTCGACTTACCTCGCACAATTTCGGACAGAATACGAGAGCTGGCGAAGGCCAACCCAGACAAAATGGCGTTTGTCTTCAGACAAGCCGGACAACCCAGGGATACCTTGACAAGGAAACAAGTGGCAGACAAGtccgactggttggcccgacaTTTTGTCAGACATGGCATCAGAGCAGGTGACAAAGTAGCCATACTTGTGGACACACCGACAAACTGGACCATAACTTATTTCGGTATAAACATGACCGGTGGCACTGTTATCAACTCGCCATCCTTCGATGAGAAAGAATTTACAAAGATCGCCAAAGGGATAGGATGCGTGGCAACTGTAACAGAATTGAAGCAATCTAAAGGAGACCTTTCCAAGGCTCATCATCGTAGCGTCATCCTGACAACATTTCAGGACCATAAAGATAAGATAACGACCTTTGACCTCTTCGGTTTGACAGAAGACAACCAGGTTCCAGATGTTGACCTTCCCGAAGTGCACGCCGACGACGAAGCGATGATGGTGTTGACCTCTGGTAGTAGTGGAATGCCTAAGCTCGTTGTGCACACCCATGCCTCAATCCTAGCGGGAGTGTATTCAATGGGAGATTTTTGCGAGTTGGAAGAGGACACAATCGTTGCTAACGACAGACCGATGTCTTGGATAGGCGGCCAACCAATTTTGTACCTTGGTATCGGGTTGACTACAGTCTACATCAAGGCGAAAGTCAACTCAGACTCAGACGATGAGTTCTTCGTGAACGTTTTATCTTCTGAACGCCCAGATGCTGCTTTACTGATGGAATATAGACTAAACAGCTTACAGAGAAGACCTGATCTGTTAGACAGGATGCCGTTTCTCTCCACCTCGATAGCCGCAGGACAAAGG GTGGCAACAGGGCTGGGCTTTGAACTCGGTACAGCTGGGTACCCCTGCTCTGGCTGCGAAGTTAGAGTGGTGGATGAAAAAGGTGAAGTCGTCTGTGTGAAAACACAGGGGGAACTCTGTTTGCGTGGACCAGCATGTGCCAAAGCTTATGTCTACCTTGACGGTTCCAGAGTGCCTATTGTGGACGAAGACGGTTGGTACCATACCGGAGATGTAGCACTAATCCACCAAGACGGACGAATCGTCATCATAGGTAGGAAGACTGAAATGCTTAAACGGGCTTCGGTGAAAATTTTTCCCTCATTCGTGGAGAGGAAGATTCAGGAAAACTTTGAAGAGATTGaggaagttgttgttgttggtgtggATGACGACATATTGCACCAGGAGGTTTGCGCTTGTATTACGCTCACACCAGACACACGCATAACCACAGAAGATATCAAGCGGCGTGCAGAGGACATCTTCAGTCCGTCTCTTGCGCCAGATGGTCTTGGTTACATGCCAGGACATTTCCTGCTCATGGACTCTTTTCCAAAGACGACGTCCGGGAAATGTGATAGACTGTCACTGACCAAGATGGCCGAAGAGATCATTAAGGGTAAAACTCAGAAGTCTTAA